One genomic window of Pirellulales bacterium includes the following:
- a CDS encoding glycerophosphodiester phosphodiesterase, producing MLVLSHRGYHVSAPENTLESFSQAVAMKVDGIETDLRVARDGEILLFHDRLAPDGQEVVALTRAELSEQVGYSVPNADDAVAAHDRLFWNLEIKTPDAVDGALAIVKKHRASRRLFLLTSFWHSAIDELAWKIDDDAALRGAEDVRLGLLTADRPLNLFSFLGISETNSKPPVHAIVWYYDVVDPKLLEEAKQLGLANCVYGVKTVADHRQCLDWKLDAVITDRPEFVAEARRNI from the coding sequence ATGCTCGTGCTTAGTCATCGCGGATATCACGTCTCGGCGCCGGAGAACACGCTGGAGTCGTTCTCTCAAGCAGTCGCCATGAAGGTTGACGGAATCGAAACCGACCTACGAGTTGCTCGGGACGGCGAGATACTGCTATTTCACGATCGGTTGGCGCCCGACGGTCAAGAGGTGGTCGCGCTCACCCGCGCAGAGTTGAGCGAGCAGGTGGGCTATTCGGTCCCGAACGCTGACGACGCCGTGGCCGCACACGACCGGCTGTTCTGGAACCTGGAGATCAAGACGCCCGACGCGGTCGACGGCGCGCTGGCGATTGTCAAGAAGCATCGGGCGAGCCGGCGCCTCTTTTTGCTCACTTCGTTCTGGCACAGCGCCATCGACGAACTGGCCTGGAAGATCGACGACGACGCGGCGCTACGTGGCGCCGAAGATGTCCGACTTGGCCTACTCACCGCCGACCGACCGTTGAATCTGTTCTCGTTTCTCGGCATCTCCGAAACCAACTCCAAACCTCCGGTGCATGCCATCGTGTGGTACTACGACGTGGTCGATCCCAAATTGCTCGAAGAAGCCAAGCAGCTTGGCCTGGCCAATTGCGTCTATGGCGTGAAAACCGTGGCCGATCACCGGCAATGCCTCGATTGGAAACTAGACGCCGTAATTACTGACCGTCCGGAGTTTGTGGCAGAGGCGCGCCGCAACATATAG
- a CDS encoding HD domain-containing protein: MTDLRQIPELAALDSSGALVRIPPETDVPLTPRVRSLVDTTEFRRLARISQLGLVSLVYPAAHHMRFEHSLGVYRLALLYLRRLSCDERFAAVISPADAEIFIVSALLHDLGHWPFCHPIEDIRLDRVPDHEMFANSFLLEGEIADVLRSEWQINPRDVVGLLSERPRDARGRILASMLSGPIDIDKMDYLGRDSLHCGVPYGRHFDQGRLIASLCLNQAGDGLAILDKGKTAAELMVFARYVMFSEVYWHHAVRAATAMLQRAFFLLYQSLDLDALFRLAEGPFIEALIQKADRGPARDLLLGLFGPTRRVYKRVAQYSIVEESELYAQLARRPYPWLVRCAEHFATLASSELKRVIAPHEILFDAPPLAREVEFDVDVYFPKQGSYRPLGEVSPVVRTLAREQFDDYVKRVRLFAHPRVASELRELPELATVLQEAIQRTGKS, encoded by the coding sequence ATGACCGACCTTCGCCAAATCCCGGAACTGGCCGCGCTCGATTCGAGCGGCGCGCTGGTCCGAATTCCGCCCGAAACCGATGTGCCGCTGACGCCGCGAGTGCGTTCATTGGTCGACACCACCGAGTTCCGCCGCTTGGCGCGGATCAGCCAGCTTGGCTTGGTTTCGCTGGTCTATCCGGCGGCGCATCATATGCGATTCGAACATTCGCTGGGCGTGTATCGGCTGGCCTTGCTCTATCTGCGACGGCTATCGTGCGACGAACGCTTCGCCGCCGTCATTTCGCCAGCGGACGCCGAAATCTTCATCGTCTCCGCCTTGCTGCACGACCTGGGGCACTGGCCCTTTTGCCATCCGATCGAGGACATTCGACTCGACCGCGTGCCCGACCACGAGATGTTCGCCAACAGCTTTTTGCTGGAAGGCGAAATTGCCGACGTGCTCCGCTCTGAGTGGCAGATCAACCCGCGCGACGTGGTGGGCCTGCTCTCCGAGCGCCCGCGCGACGCTCGCGGCCGCATCCTGGCGAGCATGCTGTCAGGTCCCATCGACATCGACAAGATGGACTATCTCGGCCGCGACAGCCTGCACTGCGGCGTGCCGTATGGGCGGCACTTCGACCAGGGACGGCTCATCGCCAGTCTCTGCCTCAACCAAGCGGGGGACGGATTGGCCATTCTTGATAAAGGCAAAACCGCCGCCGAGCTGATGGTCTTTGCCCGTTATGTCATGTTCAGCGAAGTCTACTGGCATCATGCGGTGCGGGCCGCCACCGCCATGCTGCAACGGGCGTTCTTCCTGTTGTATCAATCGCTCGACCTGGACGCGCTTTTTCGCCTGGCCGAGGGCCCCTTTATCGAGGCCTTGATTCAAAAGGCCGATCGCGGGCCGGCGCGCGACCTGCTGTTGGGGCTCTTTGGCCCCACGCGCCGCGTGTACAAGCGGGTGGCGCAGTACAGCATTGTCGAGGAGAGCGAGCTATACGCGCAGCTTGCGCGGCGTCCCTATCCTTGGCTGGTGCGCTGCGCCGAACACTTCGCCACGCTCGCCAGTAGCGAACTCAAGCGGGTGATCGCCCCACACGAAATACTGTTCGACGCGCCTCCGTTGGCCCGCGAGGTGGAGTTCGACGTCGATGTCTACTTCCCCAAGCAGGGGAGCTATCGGCCGCTGGGCGAGGTGTCGCCGGTGGTGCGGACCCTGGCTCGCGAGCAGTTTGACGACTACGTGAAGCGGGTCCGGCTGTTCGCGCACCCTCGCGTGGCCAGCGAACTGCGCGAACTACCCGAGCTGGCCACTGTCTTGCAAGAAGCGATCCAGCGCACGGGGAAAAGTTGA
- a CDS encoding DUF362 domain-containing protein produces MMLEYPSMFRVRQILERPLVQNPAAETERQLARLNLASRVKPGQSVAVTAGSRGIANIQHITKAIVAHLLALGAKPFIVPAMGSHGGGTAEGQRAIVEGYGMTEAFLGCPIRASMETVTICRTAEGFPVHFDRQAFESDHVVVCGRVKPHTNFVGEVESGLMKMMLIGLGKHEGAKIYHRAIQDYSFPQIIKSVAGEVLARCRILCGVGIVENGYDETAKIEAVHPDQLEEREKELLVQARQWMPKLPFDRVDLLIIDQIGKNISGSGMDTNVVGRKFNDHRAAEDEWPKVKKIWVRGLTEETHGNAAGIGMADFASSRAIEATNWHITKINCLTGGHITGAAAPAHYDTDREVFDAALQSIGLVEPPQARILWIRNTLHLAEVECSAIYLDEARQRDDLKIKSDPRELEFSPEDNLVHFGPELALHH; encoded by the coding sequence ATCATGCTCGAATATCCTTCCATGTTTCGCGTGCGGCAAATCCTCGAGCGCCCGTTGGTCCAGAACCCAGCCGCCGAGACCGAGCGCCAGTTAGCGCGCCTCAATCTGGCTAGTCGCGTCAAGCCCGGCCAATCGGTGGCCGTCACCGCCGGCAGCCGTGGCATCGCCAATATCCAGCACATCACCAAGGCGATCGTTGCCCACCTGTTGGCGCTGGGCGCCAAGCCGTTCATCGTGCCTGCCATGGGGAGCCATGGCGGGGGCACGGCCGAGGGACAGCGCGCGATAGTCGAAGGTTACGGCATGACAGAGGCGTTTCTCGGTTGCCCGATTCGCGCCAGCATGGAGACGGTGACCATCTGTCGCACGGCTGAAGGTTTTCCGGTCCACTTTGATCGGCAGGCCTTTGAGTCCGATCATGTCGTCGTCTGCGGGCGCGTCAAGCCGCATACCAACTTCGTCGGCGAAGTGGAGAGCGGACTGATGAAGATGATGCTGATCGGACTGGGCAAACACGAAGGCGCCAAGATCTATCACCGCGCCATTCAGGATTACAGCTTTCCGCAGATCATCAAGAGCGTGGCGGGCGAGGTGCTGGCGCGCTGCCGCATCTTGTGCGGCGTTGGCATTGTCGAAAATGGCTACGACGAAACCGCCAAGATCGAAGCCGTGCACCCCGATCAACTCGAAGAGCGCGAAAAGGAATTGCTGGTGCAGGCCCGCCAATGGATGCCCAAGCTGCCATTCGATCGCGTCGACCTGTTGATCATCGATCAGATCGGCAAGAACATCTCTGGCTCGGGCATGGACACGAACGTGGTGGGTCGCAAGTTCAACGATCACCGCGCCGCTGAGGACGAATGGCCCAAAGTGAAGAAAATTTGGGTGCGGGGCCTCACCGAGGAAACGCATGGCAACGCCGCCGGCATTGGCATGGCCGACTTTGCCAGCAGCCGCGCCATTGAGGCCACCAACTGGCACATCACCAAGATCAACTGTCTGACGGGCGGTCACATCACCGGCGCCGCCGCGCCGGCCCACTACGACACCGATCGCGAAGTGTTCGACGCGGCGCTGCAATCGATCGGTCTGGTCGAACCGCCGCAGGCCAGGATCTTATGGATCCGCAACACGCTGCATCTGGCCGAGGTGGAATGCTCGGCAATCTATCTCGACGAGGCTCGCCAGCGCGACGACCTGAAGATCAAGAGCGACCCGCGCGAGTTGGAATTCTCGCCCGAGGACAACCTAGTTCACTTCGGCCCGGAACTGGCGCTGCATCACTAG
- a CDS encoding nucleoside 2-deoxyribosyltransferase, producing the protein MKLLRPLENLRRVYCAGPLFNAAERREMTDIAKALGDGGFETFVPHSDGLEFSQVLPYLQQQGCDHGAAGRLLHEAIFALDVYHVLVGCGSLVFNMNGRIPDEGGVAEMSMAWMLGKPIVIYKEDVRSKIAGRDNPLVVGQTSFLTISDMSQLAPALSAKIGALEAPMDWQTPCPPHLTEVLLAGETFWRRIQTLGAERPADQLGDWMLELFASRLDVSASPALS; encoded by the coding sequence ATGAAGCTTTTGCGCCCTCTGGAGAATCTGCGGCGAGTGTACTGCGCGGGGCCGCTGTTCAATGCCGCCGAACGGCGCGAGATGACCGACATTGCCAAGGCATTGGGCGACGGCGGATTCGAGACCTTTGTCCCACATTCCGATGGCCTCGAGTTCTCCCAGGTTCTGCCATATCTCCAGCAGCAAGGCTGCGATCACGGCGCCGCGGGGCGACTATTGCATGAGGCGATCTTTGCCCTCGATGTCTATCACGTGCTGGTCGGCTGCGGCTCGCTTGTCTTCAACATGAACGGCCGCATCCCCGACGAAGGGGGCGTGGCGGAAATGTCGATGGCCTGGATGCTCGGCAAACCGATCGTCATCTATAAGGAAGATGTCCGCTCCAAGATTGCCGGCCGCGATAACCCGCTGGTGGTGGGACAGACTAGTTTCCTCACCATCAGCGATATGTCGCAGCTTGCCCCGGCCCTTTCGGCCAAGATCGGCGCGCTCGAAGCGCCAATGGATTGGCAAACCCCTTGCCCGCCCCACCTGACCGAAGTCCTGCTGGCGGGCGAGACCTTTTGGCGCCGCATTCAAACGCTAGGCGCCGAGCGTCCGGCCGACCAGTTGGGCGACTGGATGCTGGAACTGTTCGCCAGCCGACTCGATGTTTCAGCTTCGCCCGCCCTGTCATAA